In the Gammaproteobacteria bacterium genome, AGGAGCGCGAAGCGCGCGCTTTATACGCTGGATTCCCGCCTGCGCGGGAATGGCGGATATTTGCCATGCCAGTGGGTAGTTTTTCGTGCGGCTCTGGATTTTAGAGTTTTTACACGGCCTGTTTCGTACGCATCACTCCCCCCTTGAGGGGGAGTCGGCAAGACGAGGGCGCCAGCCCGAAGTCGCGCCGGTGGGGGGAGCACCTAAAGCGCCTCCTACACCCCCACCGCCCAGGGAAACCGCAAGTGCCGCCTAGGCTCCCCCTCAAGGTGTAAAGGGGGGAGCGATGGGAAGGGGTTCCGCCGGAGCAGTCCCCTATTCCTGGATCGCCTTCATGCTCAGGCGCACCCGCCCCTGCCGGTCAATCTCCAGGACCTTCACTTTGACCGTCTCCCCTTCGCTTAGCCAGTCGCTGACTTGCTCCACCCGCTCGTCGGAGATCTGCGAGATGTGCACCAAGCCGTCCCGTCCCGGAAGGATGTTGACAAAGGCGCCGAAGTCCATCAGCTTGGAGACCCGGCCTTCGTAAATCCTCCCCACTTCAATGTCGGCGGTCAGCCGCTCGATCTGCTCGCGCGCCTTGTCGGCGGCCGTAACATCGGACGAAAAGATCTTGATCGTGCCGTCGTCCTCTACATTGATGACCGTGCCGGTGGACTCGGTGAGCGCGCGTATGGTCGTGCCTCCCTTGCCGATCACGTCGCGAATCTTCTCGGGGTTGATCTTCATGGTGGCGACGCGCGGCGCGTACTTGGAGATCTCTTCGCGCGGCTGACCCAACACCTGCTTCATGCGCTCCAGGATAAACATCCGGCCCTCGTGCGCCTGATCCAGGGCGCGGCGCATCACCTCCTCGGAGACGCCGTCAATCTTGATGTCCATTTGCAGGGCGGTAACCCCCTGGGCGGTGCCCGCCACCTTGAAGTCCATATCTCCCAGGTGGTCCTCGTCGCCCATGATGTCGGAAAGCACCACGAAGCGCTCTTCCTCCTTGATCAGCCCCATGGCAACCCCGGCGACCAGCCCCCGGATCGGGATGCCGGCATCCATCAGGGACAGGCTGGCGCCGCAGACCGTCGCCATCGAACTGGAGCCGTTGGACTCGGTAATCTCGGAGACGATGCGGATCACGTAGGGGAAGCGCTCATGGCTCGGCATCACGGCCCGCATGCTGCGCTTGGCCAGGCGCCCATGGCCGATCTCGCGCCGACGGGGCCCCATCATGCGCCCGGTTTCGCCCACGCAGAAAGGCGGAAAGTTGTAATGGAGCATAAAGGGGTCCCGGTACTCGCCCTCAATGGCGTCCACGATCTGCGAGTCGCGGTCGGTGCCGATAGTGCTGACCACCAGGGCCTGCGTCTCGCCGCGGGTAAACAAGGCGGAGCCGTGGGTGCGCGGCAACATTCCCACCTCCACGCCGATCTCCCGGATCTCGTCCGGGCGGCGGCCGTCAATTCGGGCGCCGCCGGCCAGGATGGTCTGGCGCACCGAATCCCGCTCCAGCGCCCCGATCGCGGCGCCCGCCTGCGCCGGCGCCTCGCCGCTCTCCTCTCCCTCCGCAAGGGACGCGAGCAATTCGGCCCGCACCTGCCGCAGGCGCTCCCGCCGCTCCAGCTTGTCGCGCACGGCATATGCCTGCCGCAACGCCTCGCCGCCGCGCTGCTCCACCGCCTCCACCAATTGCTGCTCCGGCGCCGGCGCTTGCCACTCCCAGGGTTTCGTCCCCGCGGCCTCCGCCAGGTCGCGGATATTCTCGATCACGACCTGCATTTCCCGGTGGCCGTGCAGCACCGATTTCAACATGGTCTCTTCCGGCAATTCGCGGGCTTCGGACTCGACCATCAAAACCGAGTCGCGGGTGCCCGCCACGATCAAATCCAACTCGGAAGTCTCGAGCTCGGCAAATGCGGGATTGAGCAGGAACTCGCCGCCCCGATAGCCGATCCGTGCCGCTCCCACCGGCCCGCGGAAGGGAACCCCCGCCAAGGCGACAGCGGCGGAGGCGCCGATCAGCGCCGGAATATCCGGGTCCACCCGCGGATCCAGGGATAACACGGTGGCAATGATCTGCACCTCGTTGCGAAACCCCTTGGGAAACAGCGGGCGTAACGGCCGGTCAATCAGGCGCGAGGTCAGAATCTCCTTCTCGCTGGGGCGCCCCTCGCGCCGGAAGAACCCGCCGGGAATCTTGCCGGCGGCATACGTGCGCTCCTGGTAATCCACGGTCAACGGGAAAAAATCCCGCCCCGGGTCCGGCTCTCTTCTGGCGACGCAGGTGGCCAGCACTACCGTGTCGGCTATGCTGACCAGCGCCGCCCCGTCTGCCTGGCGCGCCAGCCGCCCCGTCTCCAGAACGACTTGGTGACGGCCATAAGGAAACTCTCTGCGTATCGGTTTGTTCATTACACCCCCCTCGGTTGCGTCCTTGCCAAGTGGCCGGCGCGCCGGCGCCCAAGACGTCGTCGCTACCGGCTATGCCGTTGCGAATCCCGTTTCCCGCCGCTTATCTGCGCAGCCCCAAGCTCCCGATCAAGTCGCGGTAGCGGCCGAGGTCGTCTTTCTTGAGGTAATTCAGCAGGCGTCGCCGCCGACTGACCATCCGCAACAAGCCCTCGCGGGAGTGGTGGTCCTTCTTGTGCCGCTTGAAATGTTCCTCCAATCCATTGATGCGAGCGGTCAACAAAGCCACCCGCACCTCTGGAGAGCCGGTGTCCGCATCGGAGCGCCGGTACTTGCGCATAAGCTCGGACTTCTGGTCGCTGGATAAAGACACGGACTTACGGCAAGTTCCGCACCGGGGAACTTTCGGGCTTTTGGGGCAACGCGCTTCGGAAAATCATCGCGCGGTATTCTAACCCATCCGCGCGAAAAGTCACAAGGGGGCGCGCACGGGGGGCGCGCACGGGGCCGCCGCGGCTGCGAGAAAAGGGGTGGAGCGCCCAGTGCGGCCATGGCAGCGGCAGCGCGCTGGGAGCATACGCGCAAGGGGACCGTCCCATCCATATGAGCCTTCAGGGGGTTGGAGCAGGCCCCGCCGGAGCGGGCCCCCTCCCTTGTTGCAGCCAACGATCGATCTCTGCGCCGACGCAGGCGATGGACCGCATTCCGTCCATTTCCAGGCAACGCGGTCCGTCTTCGCCCGCGGACGCCGACCAGGTGCGATAGTAGTCGAAAAGAGGCTCCGTCCACTCATGATATACCTGTAGCCGCCGGCGCACCGTTTCCTCGCGGTCATCGGGACGCTGCACCAGAGGCTCCGAGGTAATGTCGTCAAGCCCCGCGCGGCGCGGGGGATGATTCCGCAAATGATAGACCCGCCCGGAAGCGGGGTGAATCCGCCTGCCGGCAAGACGCCGCACGATTTCCTCGTCGTCAACGCGGATAAGGAGCACCTGCGCGATGCCGATGCCTGCCTCCCGGAGTCCATCCGCCTGCGCTATCGTGCGGGGGAAGCCGTCGAACAAATACCCCGCGGCGCAGTCTTCCGCGCCCAATCGCTCCCGAATCAGGCGCAGGATCAACGCATCCGGCACCAACTCCCCGGCACGCATCATGCCCTCCACATCCCTGCCCAAAGCGCCGCCGGCCTGCACCGCGGCCCGGAGCATGTCCCCGGTAGAGATCTGCGGAATGCCGTACTTCGCAATCAGCAACTCCGCCTGAGTGCCCTTGCCGGAACCGGGGGGGCCCAACAAGATCATTCTTGGTTGCACGCTCATGCTCGTTCGCGGCCCTCGCTGGCCGGCAAGGGAAAATACCAGGGTAAGCCCTTATAATGAAAGACGATGAAGTTCGAACTGGATATCGCGCCCGCCGACAAGAATCAAATCCGCTCTTATCGCCGCGGCGCAGTCACGGTCAACGAAGAAGACTTCCATAACTCGTTGATCGTCACGCCGGATCGGTTGCTGCGGGATTGGCCGCCTCGCGGCTTCGACAGCCTGGAGGAGACGCACTTCCGCATCCTCCTCACGCTCGAACCGGAGTGCGTAATCCTGGGGACCGGCGGCCAGTTGCGCTTCCCCGCCTCCGGGATATTATCCCCTCTGGCCGGCGCCGGCATCGGTGTGGAAGTCATGGATACCGGAGCGGCCTGCCGCAGCTACAATGTTCTGGCAAGCGAAGGCCGGCGCGTCGCCGCGGCCCTGCTGATGATCGAATGACGCCTCACTCGTCCGCCGCCAGGGCGCCGAACGAAACGCCGTTTTGCCGCATCATCTTGCGCAGCCGACCCAGCGCCTCCATCTGAATCTGGCGCACCCGTTCCCGGGTGACCCCCAATTCGCAGCCGATCTCCTCCAAGGTGGCGGTAGCCGAGTTACATAGCCCGAAGCGCCGCTCCATAACGATGCGCTCCCTCTTGCTGAGCCCGGACAGCAGCTTCTCAATGCATTGCTTTACGCTACAGTCCTGCCACAGAAAAAAAGGATCGCGGCTGTTCTGGTCAGGCAAGGTATCCAGCAAAGACTTGCCATTCTCGTTATCGGCCGCCAGAGGGGCGGTGATCGAGGAGACCGGCTCGCACAACCCGAAAAGCCTGTCCACCTCGCCTACCGATTTTCGCACCCGCTTGGCCACATCGTAGAGCCGGGGTTCCTGATTACAGCCCTGGGCCAAAAGGCGGGCGGCCCGCTTGCATTCGTTGATCTCTTTTACTACATGTCCGGGAAGGCGCACCGTGCGCGACTGGTTCATCAAGGCGCGCTCGACGGACTGGCGTATCCACCAGGTGGCGTAGGTAGAAAAACGGAATCCCCGGTTCGGGTCGAATTTCTCGACCGCGCGAATCAGGCCGATATTCCCCTCCTCGATCAGGTCCAACAGAGGAAGGCCGCAATTGCCGTAGCGTTTGGCGATCTTCACCACCAGCCGCAGGTTGCTCTCAATCATGCGCCGGCGCGCTTCTTTGTCCCCTCGCCTGACGCGCCGCCCGTAGTCCACTTCCTCTTCCGGGGTCAGCAGCGGGGAAAACCCCACCTGACTCAGGTACAGGTACGTGGCGTCAAGTTCTCCGCCGCCGCCGCCAAGCGGCGCCGCGCCGTTGCGCAAACCCTCCGAATTCAGCCCTTCGCTCATGATTGTCGCAATTTGGCCAACTAGAGACTCCCCTCCAGCCTTGACCCTATCTTGTCCATCATTCCCTGGCCCTCTCCGCAACCTGCCCTGAACAGAACTGTATTTTACCATATATTACAATATGTCAAGTGGAAATCTTAGGCAAATACTTCAATGGGTCGATCGGCTTGCCCTTCTCGCGAATCTCAAAGTGCAACATGACATCGCCGTTCACCGCCTTGCCC is a window encoding:
- the pnp gene encoding polyribonucleotide nucleotidyltransferase codes for the protein MNKPIRREFPYGRHQVVLETGRLARQADGAALVSIADTVVLATCVARREPDPGRDFFPLTVDYQERTYAAGKIPGGFFRREGRPSEKEILTSRLIDRPLRPLFPKGFRNEVQIIATVLSLDPRVDPDIPALIGASAAVALAGVPFRGPVGAARIGYRGGEFLLNPAFAELETSELDLIVAGTRDSVLMVESEARELPEETMLKSVLHGHREMQVVIENIRDLAEAAGTKPWEWQAPAPEQQLVEAVEQRGGEALRQAYAVRDKLERRERLRQVRAELLASLAEGEESGEAPAQAGAAIGALERDSVRQTILAGGARIDGRRPDEIREIGVEVGMLPRTHGSALFTRGETQALVVSTIGTDRDSQIVDAIEGEYRDPFMLHYNFPPFCVGETGRMMGPRRREIGHGRLAKRSMRAVMPSHERFPYVIRIVSEITESNGSSSMATVCGASLSLMDAGIPIRGLVAGVAMGLIKEEERFVVLSDIMGDEDHLGDMDFKVAGTAQGVTALQMDIKIDGVSEEVMRRALDQAHEGRMFILERMKQVLGQPREEISKYAPRVATMKINPEKIRDVIGKGGTTIRALTESTGTVINVEDDGTIKIFSSDVTAADKAREQIERLTADIEVGRIYEGRVSKLMDFGAFVNILPGRDGLVHISQISDERVEQVSDWLSEGETVKVKVLEIDRQGRVRLSMKAIQE
- the rpsO gene encoding 30S ribosomal protein S15, which produces MSLSSDQKSELMRKYRRSDADTGSPEVRVALLTARINGLEEHFKRHKKDHHSREGLLRMVSRRRRLLNYLKKDDLGRYRDLIGSLGLRR
- the adk gene encoding adenylate kinase, with translation MSVQPRMILLGPPGSGKGTQAELLIAKYGIPQISTGDMLRAAVQAGGALGRDVEGMMRAGELVPDALILRLIRERLGAEDCAAGYLFDGFPRTIAQADGLREAGIGIAQVLLIRVDDEEIVRRLAGRRIHPASGRVYHLRNHPPRRAGLDDITSEPLVQRPDDREETVRRRLQVYHEWTEPLFDYYRTWSASAGEDGPRCLEMDGMRSIACVGAEIDRWLQQGRGPAPAGPAPTP
- a CDS encoding Mth938-like domain-containing protein codes for the protein MKFELDIAPADKNQIRSYRRGAVTVNEEDFHNSLIVTPDRLLRDWPPRGFDSLEETHFRILLTLEPECVILGTGGQLRFPASGILSPLAGAGIGVEVMDTGAACRSYNVLASEGRRVAAALLMIE
- the rpoS gene encoding RNA polymerase sigma factor RpoS — encoded protein: MSEGLNSEGLRNGAAPLGGGGGELDATYLYLSQVGFSPLLTPEEEVDYGRRVRRGDKEARRRMIESNLRLVVKIAKRYGNCGLPLLDLIEEGNIGLIRAVEKFDPNRGFRFSTYATWWIRQSVERALMNQSRTVRLPGHVVKEINECKRAARLLAQGCNQEPRLYDVAKRVRKSVGEVDRLFGLCEPVSSITAPLAADNENGKSLLDTLPDQNSRDPFFLWQDCSVKQCIEKLLSGLSKRERIVMERRFGLCNSATATLEEIGCELGVTRERVRQIQMEALGRLRKMMRQNGVSFGALAADE